The following nucleotide sequence is from Sphaeramia orbicularis chromosome 24, fSphaOr1.1, whole genome shotgun sequence.
gttccttttgttgctttcttttttattttaaacttaattttgggttgttttttttactgcctattgtttccttttattttggattttgtaaaaattttttcaatttttgtaaatttctttttttaagcAATATAACCccagtttgggtctgtaagggttaaaggtggaatgTATTGCAattttgtatattcatgtgtaATTATTAATAGAACAGGTAAATATAGGACAGCTTCTGCTCCATCTTTTTTGGTTATTGAGTGTGAGAAAAATAATGTCTGAGAAAGTGTTAGATAGAAcgaatgatagaatgatagaactgtagttagatagatagaacaatagaacgatagaacgatagacagatagaatgatagaacgatagacagaacgatagaacgatagaacgatagaatgatagatagaatgatagatagaacgatagatagaacgatagaacgatagaacgatagatagaacgatagatagaacgatagaacgatagaacgatagaacgatagaacgatagatagatagatagatagatagatagatagatagatagatagatagatagatagatagatagatagataggtgggTGGGCGGGcgggcggatggatggatggatggatggatggatggatggacagacggacactgGTGCTGTGTGTAAAGCTGTCATCCATCACCTGTGTAAATCTCAggactacaatgaacattcagtctGCCATCAACAAAGAGCTGTTCATCCCTCATAATGAGCGGATGCTggtggcggtggaggtggagaggaggaagaggaagaggctgTCGTTCCTGCCCACTGCATCCAAAGGACGGTACACCACATTCATCTGCCTGTCAGGTATTCGTTCAGCTGTCAGCAGATCATGTGTTCCTCTAACTCTGACGTCTATCTGACCAGTGTTCATTTTCATGTGATGGTTCCGGTGCTTTCTCTACCCAAGGATGTGACACTAGGTGCTTTTCCATCGTCCATCTGCATAAAACTTTCCCTATTTTTCCGAAATGtgttaaaaacagaagtgtgtaatgtcggtttgtcCATTCAGTCCTGCTGCgctgctgagtttctttcttgtggtggatgtcagtgtcagtccttccatgaACAGGAACATAAGTCTGTGTTAGTTTGAATCTAGAATACTggttcctcctctgtctcctactaaattctaaactgatgtggtttcctgctgtgtccacacacacacacacacacacacacacacacacacacacacacacacacacacacacacacacacacacacacacacacacacacatgtttgggttcaactcttcttctcctcttgcCCATCCAtctacatctgtttgtttttacctccaccaaggaggttctgtttttgcccacgttggtttgtctgtctgtctgtctgtgcaagataactcaaaaagttctggacagatttggatgaaaatttcaggaaatgttgatacaggcaaaaggaacaaatgattacattttggtggtgatcgggcgggggggcactgatctgccttggtggaggtctgcgctctccaagtgcttttctagtttatttatatgactccagttggactcaaaggtctgtccattgcagttttgtgtcatataccaatttaactacgaaaaGTTTTTGTCTAAAACTAGAGTTTAgacaaaactgttgtttttccatgaggcaaatttttatgtgcaagttatttttattgcaatttggcggtcagtggaaaagagactaataaTGACACTTATTTAAGCAGTATTtgagtcttttttatttttattattgttttggaaGAGATGGACTTTGTACTTGCaaataagagttttttttttttttttattttttaattttactccATGTGGAATGGCATGTTATAGTGACTCCtatcctttcttttttctttgtatttattgAATTGCATGTGTTGAACACAGTATGTGTCATTCACTTCATCATCATGCACTTTCTGTCCTGCACTAATCAATGTCAGTAGAACTATGTTGCGTTTGGTCTTATCACTCAGGTGTTAACGTGGATgtattccacaaaaaaatgtaaaatcatcAGTCATGGGTCCCATTCATGCTCTTGCTGAGATTATttgttattagattagattagatgagacttcATTGATCTCTAGTGATGGGAAGTCTGATTCTTTTTACGAACTTGATTCTTTCGGTTTGTTCGTCTGTTGCAAATCAATTCTGAATCGATTCATTATTCACCAGGTTTTTAAAAAGTCTAGCGGATGTCGGTCATGAACTGGTGTGTCAGATTGCTTAATCCACTACAGCACTTGACAAGCATAAAAGACAacaagcctatctatctatctatctatctatctatctatctatctatctatctatctatctatctatctatctatctatctatctatctatctatctatctatctatctatctatctatctatctatctatctatctatctatctatcttggttGTACACATGCATAATCTATGCATCTATCTCTTTCTTTCTGTTCGCTCTTCTTATGGTGGGGGTATCTAGTCTTGCTCAGCGGTTCAATAAATTCAGAAGTTCACAAAGCGATTAAGCGGGTCATTGATTCACTGAGTCATCGATTCCTGAACAATTGAACGATTCTTGAATGATTCAGAATTGTCATTCAGTGGTTCGCTACCTTGGCTTGGTCTCTCTGTCGCCAGCAACTAGTCTCACAACACAATCACAGATGTTGCCGTGGAGACGACCTGCTGTGCGGTGCGTCACTCAGCACTTCCACCTCCGACTGAATGGGTGGTTCAGACCAGTttatgtgataataaacaaaatattagcaAAGCCCTGCTGAATCGATTCACAAAGACAACTGAATCGATTCAGCAGCACTTAGCTAATATTTTATTATCACATAAACTAGTCAGAATTCATTAACTTAAATGAATCCATTCTTTCGAATAATTCGTTTGTGAATCGCCAATCACTATTGATTCTAACaacggggaaattcaatggtcaaggcagcagcaAAATAAAAGAGCAAGAGAAAATGTGCAGGCattaagataataataataataataataataataataataataataataataataataataataataatgtcacacAGCAAATTTCTTAAATATAAATTCTAAATAATTATGCATTCAGCAGTAAACTGACAGCAGTAAACCTTAGAAAACTGCATCATGTGACTCATTTAACTATGACTACATATGCAGTTAGGTCAGGTGCATTAGGTTAACCATGTCCACATCTTTCCAGCAttaattttgctttgttttggtaACTCTCaacagtagtttttattttttagcacCAAATTCAAGTTTATCCTGATGCAAAGCTTCAGTAAATCTGACCTGAAGTAGGTTAGATAGTTTAGTTAATATACGACCACCCAGGTGTTTATTAAAGCAGtttaaaatcaaattttatttatattcaaaATTCAAAGATTCTCTGTTGTTACTTCACTTAATGTACAGGACATTCAGAGGATTgaaatactgtttctctctcaccttattAAATACCATGcattttatatacattatattataAATTATGTCTAGATTTTATATAGTGTAAAattacaacaaaagttatctcatgacactttacatttacagctggacTAAACCAGACTGCCACTAAGCCAATTCAAGGATAagacagtgagcctgtttacattcacactaatactctgaacagtatctgatttctggagtaatcagattattattgatcatgtaaacaggataatctgagcatctttatccgataacagcagtaatcggaTTATGACAAATCAGAAAAACACACCTAAATTTCtgcccaatactctgatgtcttcacacatgtaaacaggttcatctgatttatattagtgtttttttttttttttttttacatctgtgcatgagttaaaaaaaaaaaaaaaatccatataaaCTAAAGTTACGCAGCAACACCGTGAGCTGAagaaaaaaaggtaaacaaacaatgaaatgaaatgaaggatagcagcaataTGTGACTTATTTTgtcgtcttattagctcctcccacattaggacaggtAACGCTGACACTGGAGGCGTTGCCATGGGCAACAAAACAAGTAcaaatgttttgaaaatgacaggaagtgtacgtctgacgtcataatgtatgtatgtactctgaaagaaatcaaacaatagactgaaacatgtaaaccagggtctTTCCATTATCGCATTTATAAAGTGACTGTGAACACGTCGTATCTGATTATGGTCATTATCGGTttcctcccagttatcagattttcatggacatgtaaacgggctcaatgaTTTGAGTACAAATACCAAATATTCCCTCTCCCCTCATGGAGCCTGTTTTCAGACTCAGCTGTTTTCTGTGTCCACTCTTCTCTGAGAACAGATGTATTGTTGAAGGTTGCATCACTGCGGCCATTGTTTGGgcgggtgtgggggggggggcacttcaGAGAGGAAATGGAAGCAGCAGAGGTAGACTGAAAGACTGAAAGATCAATACAGCACCAGAACGTTTATCCATCAGCTCATTCAACCAACCAACATTTGAACAGTACTCCCTTTTCCATTTACCctaattgtgtgaatataacttgtgcataaaaatttaccaaatggaaaaatgacaattttgccaaaactttcgttttcaattaaaagtttttgttcttgcaaaaggtgttttttcaggtgtagttaaattggtatatcacacaaaactgcaacgaaAGACCtgtttgtgcaactagagtcacatgaataataaaaacaaatatgttgatggatgttagaacaagagaagaagaagagttttaaaccaaacgtgtgtgtgtatgggtggacacagcaggaaaccacatcagtttagaatgtagtaggagatagaggaggaaccagcgctctagattcaaaacagagacatatgAGCATTTTCCAGGAACTAGAGGGTACTATGACAGAAAtatgaatatatgtgtaaatcagcaccatatttatggtcgtcaccatgtttatggattcaatcaatcaaattttatttctacagcgtcaaatcagaacaaaagtcatctcatgacactttacatacagacctggtccaaaccagactctgaagacaacagcaaacactagtgagcggagaaggaggaagaaaacgtacctttaacaggtttaaacctggagcagaaccagactgaggaggagggatgagagagagagagagagagagagagagagagagaggagagagagagagagagagagagacagagagagagacagagagagagagagagacagagagagagagagagacagagagagagagagagagagagagagagagagagagagagagagagagagagagagagagagagagagacagagagacagagagagacagagagagagagagagagaaatgactATGTGACATCTcacaataaacaaatcatcacatttgtgatttagtggaaaaaccaacattactcaCTCCTCTTTTTATGTTCAGTACATATGGGGACAGTTTGGTCCCTGGGTGGTTCAGTCAGTACTGCTGCCTCATGGCAGAGGGCGCTACTGAGCACACAGGGTCTGCTTGATACCTGGTAACCTgcttggtttatttttttccttcttgcCTTAATCTCAAAATGGAAGAGTATGTTATGAGttcacaaggcttggacccaaatgcacgagacagaGACGGATGGACCTTAATGTGAGTATTTATTAGTCAAAATGagaaacaaaaagatcttcacacatgtagaataaaaaactaacaaaaacaagtCTTCACCAACATGGAATCAAAAAACGTACAATAAGAACTTGACAGTCCAACCCAGCAGAGCAGGAGCAGGTCGAGGGAGATCCTGGCATGACATGAAAGACGCACTGACAGCAGACACAAGGAGAGGAGGGAATATGAAGGAGGGAGAAAATGAACCCCAGGTGAAGACAATAAagggaatcagggaggacgcagacaagacagacacagtgcacacaaatgaacaaaacccctcaccaaaataaaacaggaagtgaaccaAACCAACGAACATTAAAAACTAACACCGCTGACGGCTGTGCGTCACAGATTACATAATCAACATAATTTGACTGACAATTCCATTTTGACCTTAAATTAAATATGTGTCTCGTATGTATGTGTAAAGAACGCAGATATGAAACATCCTGTTATATATAATAAGGTTCACTTTAGGGTTCATGTATATGGAAATGTGACTCAGTGCCTCAGCAGACGTGAACCTCACTAGTATGTACGTATGAAATAAAGTGCAGCCCAGTGGTTTATtggaggttggggggggggggtaggttcTTCTTCAGCCTCTGCAGCTCAGCCTGGTTGAATCCAGATCGGTGTCTTCTCTGTTGACAGTGACCAACACAAAGCCTCATCAGCTCCACATTACAAAGGTCAAACAGTTCGACGGTTCCCCATCCTTCACCAGACGGTCCCAGTGGACGGTGGAGCAGCTCCGACAGGTCAACGGCATCAACCCCAACAAGGTCCGCTTCAGTCTGGTACCTACGCACCTGCACTTTTTCTTGATCGCTTAGACCGACTTAAAGGAGTGGAgcggaattcttccttttcccacatctccctgtggtctccataaactgtaaatgctctgcttggctctgaattcttcattcattcaactccacaggtccatcttcaaccctatttctgagtaatgacaccagaaaggtggtttggagcgctggccctttaaatgcacatgagccacttcaggccccgcccccttcaggttattggctgtgctgctctgtcctgttcaactgagcattttaggtaatgggctctaAGTTTCTACAACCACTGATGACGACgaacaatgggctctatgcacagaacttcaggtggctcctttatttcctgtctttcattattggacacactgattaatccaggtgtgtctgattaATCAgcagtcacaacaagaagcagcagacacacctggattaatcagtgtgtccaataatgaaagacaggaactaaaggagccacctgaagttcaggaagtcgtggggctgtgcatagagcccattatgtcgaactggagaaatgttggtctgaagtctggacctgatatgtccaaaggtggagacggaactagttagagacgcaactaattaagaaggaattcaaacaagtTGGagaatccactggatttttgtccaaatgaatctaaagctagttctgcagcagctggagggttcaaattcaaactgtctgaactattagggtccaaatacacaaagaaatgaagcacagactaaaaaAAGTGGGTTAAGActaatatgagccctttaaagaaACTGGATCCACCTGGTTTTCATCATCtcttcatttttaacccataaagacccaaacatccaccgatggCGATCAAGGAAAACTGAAATACTACAGGTTTACCCAACTTTCAGGTGCTACTCAGTGTTTCTGCAGAACAAATGTGAATGTTTGCGTCTCTTCCAGGACAGTCCGGAGTTTGACCTGGTGTTCGACAACACTGTGGACCAGTGGGTTGCCAGTTCTGCAGCAGAGAAGTGCATCTTTGTCCAGATCTTGTACCATGCCTGTCAGACCCACTGGGAGGGGACGACAGGTGTTAAAGCAGGTAAAGTGGGCAGGAAGGGCAGAGGTCCCCACACAGCCCAGGATACTGTGGGCCCCAGTCAACCCACATCCAGCCAAAGATCCAGAGCCCTGCAGACCCGACGGAAGAGCTACGTCCCCCCCAGACAGACGGAGTTCATCAACTGTCAGTCCAAGCTGACCGGAggtacagtcacatgaccagcaCAGACGAGTATTTACCCCGGATGTTGAAATCCACCTCATAAACACAGCAGTAGAATTATATACAActgtatttttgcacacttatgttttctaatattataaaagggaagtggaatCTGTTTATGTGTTTAgatttagacaaactttattggcATCCAGGTTTGCACAAAGTGTATACATAATGAAATTTCGTTGCATTCGGCTTGGGACAAGGATTTAATCTAAAGTGCTAAGTtgtttaataaataatgataaaatactacTGTGACGTTATCAAAAATGTGTATAcatcagaggcaatttctcaaagactgcaagggaagttcagcttcccctaaaatgatgaaaattaaatggtcaaataggctgtgttgacatttcattgactccaaacgTGTTCGAACATGCTCATCTCACAGACCAGtccgttcagaatcagctttatcccaaatcaacggacacgatgttgttcacttctcatccactCCCGTTCCCTGATTGTGATTGTGATGTCAGATTGTATTCCTGTTCCATCAGACGCTGGGGTCTTGAATCTGGCCATCTACCGCTGCAAAGCCTTCCTGAACCGGATGAAGAACATGATGGTTCCAAACAGAACTCGTTCCCAGGGTCGAGGTAAGGCAGCCGTTAAAGGGGCACACTGCTGATCTGAAACATTTTCAAATCAATGAATGTAGACAAAGTTTTGTAGGACACGTTTGGTGTCTTCACTGGAGTCAGAACTATAAGAACAGAATATGAGCTgctccaaaaaaaaagaacagaaaaccaTGACATGTATTTGATtataacagaacagaacagtgatAATCAGACCAGTTCAAGTACATGTTTCACTG
It contains:
- the stxbp6l gene encoding syntaxin binding protein 6 (amisyn), like, translating into MNIQSAINKELFIPHNERMLVAVEVERRKRKRLSFLPTASKGRYTTFICLSVTNTKPHQLHITKVKQFDGSPSFTRRSQWTVEQLRQVNGINPNKDSPEFDLVFDNTVDQWVASSAAEKCIFVQILYHACQTHWEGTTGVKAGKVGRKGRGPHTAQDTVGPSQPTSSQRSRALQTRRKSYVPPRQTEFINCQSKLTGDAGVLNLAIYRCKAFLNRMKNMMVPNRTRSQGRGQPGQRLSGNTVANVVQRMNVALGERGDRLTRAEDKTVELMHKAQQFADNAHKLALKYAK